In Tripterygium wilfordii isolate XIE 37 chromosome 15, ASM1340144v1, whole genome shotgun sequence, one DNA window encodes the following:
- the LOC120017116 gene encoding stemmadenine O-acetyltransferase-like, which yields MEIEIISRECIKPSSPTPHHLRTHKISLVDQFGTPMFVSTINFYLPNQVAGSVSKRSQVLKQSLSKTLTLYYPVAGKIIDTLSIDCNDEGVSYMVARVNCNLRDYLRKPDLSKLPKFVPGEIIASEMTLGAHVAMIQETVFACGGFSIGLVIPHHFFDGNSTIVFLKNWATIARQEAPQAPDFSSSYMFPQNTSFPQDPISSTVGRLVFGQEGTFVLRRFVFEGLAVSNLKAKATRSGVPNPTRVEVVVALLLKCIMSALSAKSPPRKSALISTTVNLRRRVVPPFPETTVGNLVLLTPILANSEETDSRSFLHLMSESISPINGEFLKSLQGDQGLQRLSEYVEELRESFRKASSDGAETIVFNSWCNSGIYNADFGWGKPIWFPAVASALPLRGSVIQLTDTRMSNGIEAWVSLDEEIMSMVEHDEELLSIASVDPSPLEIDSLKSKL from the coding sequence atggagatTGAGATCATATCAAGAGAGTGCATCAAACCTTCTTCTCCAACACCTCATCACCTTAGAACCCACAAGATCTCTCTGGTTGATCAATTCGGCACTCCCATGTTTGTTTCCACAATCAACTTTTATCTCCCAAACCAGGTTGCTGGCTCCGTCTCCAAGAGATCACAAGTGCTgaaacaatctctatcaaagacACTGACTCTGTATTATCCCGTCGCTGGAAAGATCATCGacactctctccattgattgCAACGACGAGGGAGTTTCTTATATGGTGGCACGAGTAAACTGCAATTTACGTGATTATCTCAGGAAACCTGATCTCTCAAAACTCCCTAAATTTGTGCCAGGAGAGATCATTGCTAGTGAAATGACTCTAGGTGCTCATGTTGCTATGATACAAGAAACTGTCTTTGCTTGTGGTGGCTTTTCCATAGGCCTTGTTATTCCACACCACTTTTTTGATGGAAATTCTACAATAGTATTTCTGAAAAATTGGGCTACCATTGCTCGACAAGAAGCACCTCAAGCTCCTGATTTCAGCTCCTCGTATATGTTTCCTCAAAACACTTCCTTCCCACAAGATCCAATTAGCTCGACTGTAGGAAGGCTAGTCTTTGGTCAAGAGGGTACATTTGTTTTAAGGAGGTTTGTGTTCGAAGGATTAGCCGTAAGCAATCTTAAGGCCAAAGCAACAAGATCAGGTGTGCCCAACCCGACGCGTGTAGAGGTCGTGGTTGCACTCCTCTTGAAATGCATCATGTCTGCATTGAGCGCAAAATCACCTCCCCGGAAGTCAGCTTTGATATCAACTACAGTGAACTTGCGACGAAGGGTTGTGCCACCATTCCCAGAAACAACTGTGGGAAATTTAGTTCTGCTAACACCGATACTAGCAAACAGTGAAGAAACAGATTCACGTAGTTTTTTGCACCTGATGAGTGAAAGCATATCACCAATCAATGGTGAGTTTTTGAAGAGCCTTCAAGGTGATCAAGGATTGCAGCGGCTTAGTGAATACGTGGAAGAGCTTCGTGAATCGTTTCGGAAAGCTTCATCCGATGGAGCAGAAACAATCGTGTTCAATAGCTGGTGTAACTCAGGCATTTACAATGCTGATTTTGGTTGGGGGAAGCCTATATGGTTTCCAGCTGTTGCTTCTGCCCTACCACTTCGTGGATCGGTGATTCAGCTCACGGATACAAGAATGAGTAATGGAATAGAAGCATGGGTGTCATTGGACGAAGAAATCATGTCTATGGTAGAGCACGACGAGGAACTCCTCTCAATAGCCTCAGTGGATCCAAGTCCTCTTGAAATTGATTCACTCAAGTCAAAGCTTTAG
- the LOC120016761 gene encoding stemmadenine O-acetyltransferase-like — MEIEIISRENIKPSSPTPNHLRTHPISLLDQFQSPERGSALLFYSSASSISISISKRSQVLRKSLSQTLTLYYPFAGRVNNEFSIDCNDEGISYTVARVNCKLCDYLKQPDYSKFPKFVPEEIILCEIISGCHVFMIQETVFACGGFAVGIVMAHTIIDGTSLITFLNTWATMAREGSVAQSPNFSSSYIFPRNNAFPQDLTISAMMGRFLRVKGKFAGRRFVFKGSVISNLKAEATRLGVQNPTRAEVVLTVLFKSIMSAYKARFGAKKKSSALLSASVNLRRRAEPQFPATSVGNILMQVAIVATSEETEVCSFVSRMRETLGCLSGDFVKSLEGEQGLQSLCEYLTRLRETYSKSVSNGDEIIAFNSWCKAGTDSIDYGWGKPLWFPAFHFAVGIPASMIHLMDTRNCGGIEAWVSLDEDIMTLVEHDEELISVASVDPSPLEIDSLKSNL; from the coding sequence ATGGAGATTGAGATAATATCAAGAGAAAACATCAAACCATCTTCTCCAACACCTAATCACCTTAGAACCCACCCGATATCTCTCCTCGATCAATTTCAATCTCCCGAGCGTGGTTCAGCCCTCCTCTTTTATTCCTCTGCCTCCTCCATATCCATCTCTATCTCCAAGAGATCACAAGTCCTGAGAAAATCGCTATCCCAAACGCTAACTCTCTATTATCCCTTCGCTGGAAGGGTCAATAACGAATTCTCCATCGATTGTAATGACGAGGGGATTTCTTATACGGTGGCTAGAGTTAATTGCAAATTATGCGATTATCTCAAGCAACCTGATTACTCAAAGTTCCCTAAGTTTGTGCCGGAGGAAATCATTTTATGTGAAATAATTTCTGGTTGTCATGTTTTTATGATCCAAGAAACTGTGTTTGCTTGTGGTGGTTTTGCAGTAGGCATTGTCATGGCACACACCATTATCGATGGAACTTCTCTGATCACATTCCTCAATACTTGGGCTACCATGGCCAGAGAAGGATCAGTTGCTCAATCTCCCAATTTCAGCTCCTCGTATATCTTTCCTCGAAACAATGCATTCCCGCAGGATCTAACTATCTCGGCTATGATGGGTCGATTCCTTCGAGTAAAGGGCAAGTTTGCGGGAAGGAGGTTCGTGTTTAAAGGATCAGTGATAAGCAATCTTAAGGCCGAAGCAACGAGATTAGGCGTACAGAACCCAACGCGGGCGGAGGTAGTGCTTACAGTCCTATTTAAATCCATCATGTCTGCATACAAGGCGAGATTCGGTGCCAAGAAGAAGTCATCAGCTTTGTTATCAGCTTCGGTGAACTTGCGACGAAGGGCTGAGCCCCAATTCCCAGCAACAAGTGTGGGAAATATACTTATGCAAGTAGCCATAGTAGCAACTAGTGAAGAAACAGAGGTGTGTAGTTTCGTGTCCCGGATGAGAGAAACATTAGGCTGTTTGAGTGGTGATTTTGTCAAGAGCCTTGAAGGGGAGCAAGGATTGCAGTCGCTCTGCGAATATTTGACAAGGCTCAGGGAAACATATTCAAAGAGTGTCTCCAATGGAGATGAAATAATTGCGTTTAACAGCTGGTGTAAGGCAGGAACCGACAGTATTGACTATGGGTGGGGGAAGCCATTATGGTTCCCAGCTTTTCATTTTGCTGTAGGGATTCCTGCATCCATGATTCATCTGATGGATACAAGAAACTGTGGTGGAATAGAAGCATGGGTGTCACTGGATGAAGACATCATGACTCTGGTAGAACATGACGAGGAACTCATTTCGGTAGCCTCAGTGGATCCAAGTCCTCTAGAAATTGATTCACTCAAGTCAAATCTTTGA